One genomic window of Megachile rotundata isolate GNS110a chromosome 12, iyMegRotu1, whole genome shotgun sequence includes the following:
- the LOC100877758 gene encoding uncharacterized protein LOC100877758 isoform X2: MASSDVAGESTGKKKKILIEVDEDDPCLKKDEEAPVPKFQIFVPGEDPRIMLNVV; encoded by the exons atGGCCTCGAGTGATGTAGCAGGCGAAAGTAcaggaaagaaaaagaaaatacttATAGAAGTCGATGAAGACGATCCATGTTTAAAGAAAGATGAAGAAGCACCtgtaccaaaatttcaaatttttgttcccGGTGAAGATCCGAG AATAATGTTAAATGTTGTTTAG
- the wol gene encoding dolichyl-phosphate beta-glucosyltransferase wollknaeuel, producing the protein MISLGLLLVYAIVFAVVCMILFSVILYIITEPYPKIWRDEKEKYFFNPKTQKTEAFPSLYDNWSVHLSVIIPAYNEEKRLPLMLDECLEFLDQRLKTGCTYEIIIVSDGSKDNTVDIAHKYALEHENIRVLKLVKNRGKGGAVRLGILNARGSAILFADADGATKFSDLEKLDESLRSILGFDYINKPDEVSSSSAVVCGSRAHLEKEETAKRTFFRLLLMHGFHFLVWFWGVRGIRDTQCGFKLITRNAAQAIFQALHVERWAFDVEMLYIARVLDIPITEIPVHWTEIEGSKIVPFWSWLQMGRDLFFIWYKYRIGAWKIKRSKQT; encoded by the exons ATGATATCTTTGGGTCTTTTACTTGTTTATGCTATTGTATTTGCAGTagtatgtatgattctg TTTTCAGtgatattatacataataaCAGAACCATATCCAAAAATATGGCGAGATGAAAAGGAAAAGTATTTTTTCAATCCAAAGACACAAAAGACAGAAGCTTTTCCATCGCTATATGATAATTGGAGTGTACATCTGAGCGTCATAATACCAGCATATAATGAAGAAAAAAGAT TGCCTTTGATGTTGGACGaatgtttggaatttttagatcaACGTTTGAAAACTGGATGTACTTATGAAATAATTATAGTCAGCGATGGAAGCAAAGATAATACTGTGGATATTGCGCATAAATATGCATTAGAACATGAAAATATCAGAGtattaaaacttgttaaaaatagAGGAAAGGGTGGTGCAGTAAGATTA gGTATATTAAATGCAAGAGGAAGTGCAATACTATTTGCAGATGCCGATGGTGCTACTAAATTTAGCGACTTAGAAAAGTTAGATGAAAGTTTGAGAAGCATTTTAGGAT TTGATTACATAAACAAACCAGACGAAGTTAGCTCCTCTTCTGCAGTTGTATGTGGGTCCAGAGCTCActtagaaaaagaagaaactgcCAAGCGAACATTTTTTAGATTGTTACTAATGCATGGATTTCATTTCTTAGTATGGTTTTGGGGTGTAAGAGGTATCAGAGATACACAGTGCGGTTTTAAACTTATAACAAGAAATGCTGCACAGGCTATATTTCAAGCCTTACACGTTGAACGATGGGCTTTTGATGTAGAAATGTTATACATTGCAAGAGTTTTAGACATTCCTATTACTGAAATTCCTGTTCATTGGACAGAAATAGAAGGATCTAAAATAGTACCTTTCTGGAGTTGGTTACAAATGGGTAGagacttattttttatttggtacAAGTATAGAATTGGAGCATGGAAAATAAAAAGATCCAAACAAACATAA
- the LOC100877758 gene encoding cytochrome c oxidase subunit 6B1 isoform X1, translating to MASSDVAGESTGKKKKILIEVDEDDPCLKKDEEAPVPKFQIFVPGEDPRFQQQNQTIRCWVMYTDFYRCEHILGEGADACTWFKHVFTSICPMNWIRNFDSLREGNKLPWHKYRTQGKFPGKTYGE from the exons atGGCCTCGAGTGATGTAGCAGGCGAAAGTAcaggaaagaaaaagaaaatacttATAGAAGTCGATGAAGACGATCCATGTTTAAAGAAAGATGAAGAAGCACCtgtaccaaaatttcaaatttttgttcccGGTGAAGATCCGAG ATTTCAACAACAAAATCAAACGATACGCTGTTGGGTAATGTATACAGATTTCTACCGATGCGAACATATTTTAGGGGAGGGAGCAGATGCGTGCACTTGGTTCAAACACGTCTTCACGTCAATATGTCCAATGAATTGGATTCGTAATTTCGACAGTCTAAGGGAAGGAAATAAATTACCCTGGCATAAATATAGAACTCAGGGTAAATTTCCTGGGAAAACATACGgagaataa